One region of Diabrotica undecimpunctata isolate CICGRU chromosome 6, icDiaUnde3, whole genome shotgun sequence genomic DNA includes:
- the LOC140443050 gene encoding uncharacterized protein produces the protein MEFLKDKNKPIVTQDSEGKRKRKEEDSQEVETDDGEESLQVLEQSIDGSENDVGTRAQSQSKSNSINIVKSSGRKSMATNLPIVNEAVNLMRSITTKRAEKDEFSLFGEQVAMKLRKIVSPFARLSVQNIINTVLFEAEMFKYDNPHFINHSHPSTPQAYPLQSFNVAHNSIPSPGQYCSCNLLYF, from the exons ATGGAATTTCTGAAGGATAAGAATAAACCTATTGTAACGCAAGATTCAGAG gGTAAACGAAAACGAAAGGAAGAAGATTCACAAGAAGTAGAAACAGACGATGGAGAAGAGTCGCTACAAGTATTGGAACAGAGCATTGATGGTTCCGAAAATGATGTTGGAACAAGAGCTCAATCTCAATCTAAATCAAACTCAATTAACATTGTGAAGTCCAGTGGTCGAAAAAGTATGGCTACTAATTTACCAATTGTAAACGAGGCAGTGAATCTTATGCGATCTATTACTACTAAAAGGGCTGAAAAGGATGAATTTTCATTGTTTGGTGAACAAGTTGCAATGAAGCTTCGAAAAATTGTGTCGCCATTTGCTAGACTTTCCGTTCAGAATATAATTAATACTGTTCTATTTGAAGCAGAAATGTTCAAATACGATAATCCTCATTTCATAAATCATTCTCATCCATCTACTCCACAAGCATATCCACTGCAATCATTCAATGTTGCCCATAATTCAATACCATCTCCAGGACAATATTGCAGttgtaatttattatatttttaa